DNA sequence from the Lycium barbarum isolate Lr01 chromosome 5, ASM1917538v2, whole genome shotgun sequence genome:
TCAAAAAGGTGTTCTTGCGGAGCTACAATTTCGGTTTCTGTATTCTTGTTATACTTATTTTGCTTAAAAAAATACTAGCGGAAGGACAGTCGTGTAAGTAAAATTGTTTGGTGGGAATGCAAATGTTCTCTTTCACCCTCGCCTGTCCTTTTTCAGATATTTATTGTGTTTCAAATTGTGAAAACTTCTTATCCTTGTATATTTGTGTATTCTTTCCCGTCTTCTATGGTTGGAATTTTACAAATGAAGTTAGTGACGTACTTTGCGTGATATCATTTTGGTGTCTTTATGTAAATGTACTATGTATTTGACAAATGTACTTTGGATATGTAGGATAATGGCCTCTATAGCCACCACCGTGTACCCTTATTTAAAATAACTCTCATACAAAAACCGTTCTTTTGGAAATATTTGCACGCACAGAAAGAAATCGATTGCTTATTTTTAGCAATTGACAACGTCCACTGAGATTCTTATGTACTGTATATAGTTGGTTTTTTAATGCTTCCTGATTGAAATGGGAAAATGATTGTATACTTATGGTGTTGGCTTCAGAGGAGATTCAACGCTCTTGCCATTAGGAGATTGAAAGAAATTCAGTGCTACAGAGGAGTAAGGCACATCCAAGGATTGCCATGCAGAGGACAACGAACAAAGAACAATTGCCGTACTTTGAAGGGCAAGAAAGTTACAATTGCAGGGAAGAAGAAGGCACCTCGTTAAATCAAAGATCAGTTTTTCATTTCTTTTGGTAATTAACTTGTAAAAGCTACACCAATGCCTATGGCAAACCATGCATTTGTTTGTTACTGAATAGTATTTCCATTGAAATCATTTTTCTACATTTTGAGATATAGTTTTTTTTCTCCATGGTGTCTTCGATGAGTGTTGATGGTTGTTTTCTGGTTCTTGAGGGAGATGACACATGAAACAAGCATCATCTCTTTCTCAGATCTTGTTAAATATGTTATAATGTGGAGTAATTGCAAATTTACTTTTGATTTCATGATTTGGTTTATAGAAGATAGGGTTGTTAAGTAACGTATTGTCATTATAATTGTTGTTGATCTACCGCCCTATGTAATGCAGTCCCTTTCTTTAGCCTAGGTTGAAGCTCAAATTTAAGGAGATATGCTTCTTAGAGTTCCTTCTTTGCATCTTCCTTTTGTTGTTGTGCTTTACATATTTGCATCATTATGATACCTAAGTGATTACAATCTGAGCCATACTATTATGAGTTTGAATTTAGTGACAAAATCCCTGTTAGGTCTTCCCATGTACACTTGTGCGTTAGTTCTATGCAAACTgtaattttttaaacaaatagTCATTTATATGGTAACTCCAAGTCCAAGGCATGCTTTAATTTGGTAAGAATGGTTAAAAAAAAGATTGACAGCACATGTAAAAATTCATTGATAGTATTTACAATCTTTACACTTCAATAATgaatataatttaattttaaatatgaATATAGATAGTCAAGTCCTACAGGAAAGTCAAATAGAACCTAATATGTCAAATAAGAAATTAATTTTTACATGAAAATTGGTAAGGCAATTGGAAATAGTTAACTTTAGGCTAAAGATTGTTTCCAGCTACATCTGTTTTTGACAGATGACCCACTAACACCCTGAAATAAGTGTAGCCAAACAAAACCGAACTCCCGTTTCCTTTACTTTCACGAGATGGACATTTTCTACCCCACTATATCAATTCCTTAATTAGATAGGCATTAAAAGTATTTCTTCTTGTGGGATTTTAAATTTCTACAGACGGAAACAAAAAGAGGAAACTGTCAAATTGACACTTACTCATTAGTGAAACCAGCACCGAGAATTTCCTGATACATTATTTAAGCAAAATTTATTGAGTTCGTCCGAAACCATAACTAATATATTGACCTGTCTGCCTGGACATAAAATACTTGAAACGAAGAAAGAAAAATGTCAAACAACTTCCTTAAGTCAGCAGACAACGTATAGATCTCTAATGCTCCCGCAAACGGTGATGTCTCGATTCCCATTGGTCAGTCTGCTATCCGGAACAAACCTCTTTCTTTTTTAGCAATGCAGCCCCTACTATTAGTCGTCTATGGAGATTTGGGATTCGATATTGAATCAATCCAACATTTCACTCGGTTGCTTCAGCAGTCTGTACTTCATTTTGTACTACGAGATTCTAAGGTTTTTTTATTCTTGTATCATGTCATCATTATTTGTTAACTTTGCTTTTCATTAAACGTGATTTGGCTTGCCTTTTAGCTCACATGCAAGACCATAAAAGATGTGTCCCACTCCTTTAATACACAAGAAGTTCACCTTTCAATCCCAGGTCTCTTTAaggttatgatttttttttttaataaaggtgGTGTTTAACACGCACTTTAACTATTTAATTGTTACTCACACCAGCTCTAATACCGGGTTAGATTATGCATTTAGCTTAAATAAAACCTTTAATAGAGTTAAAAAAAAACCCTCAAAAGAGCCCTCTATGTTATCCTTTATAAGGTTTCTTTAAGGTTATGCATTTATCATAAACTAAATCTTTGGTGGAGTTCCTCATTTTCAAGATCAGAGCCCTCTTAATTTATCCTCTCAACAAAATGATGGCCACCCAACAAATTAGATATTGACATTTTTGGCCCTAAACTAATGGTATATCAGTTACCACACAACTTTCTGCAATGATGATTGCCAAGTTGATTCTCCTTTTGTCATACTTATTGTCCACGCTTTTAATCAATACAATAAATTTTGAGCAATATTACTAGGGGAACTAAAAAAGAATTGGAAGTATTTAACTTTTCACAATTATGACTGCTTTGGTTGTATCATTTAGATACCCAACGTCTTTGTGAAAAAATGAAAGTTAGAAATAATGTTTTGGATTTTAAAATTCAGACATCCTTTATCCTTTCTAAGTATACATAAAACTGAAATAAAACATACCAAAGTTGCAACTTTTCAGTTTGTAATACTTTCATACAGTCAATGAATATTAATATTCTTGATCCTAGAGAATTAAGTGACAATATTCTTTGGATAGAAAAAGTACTAATAATTCTATTTGTAGATAATGCAAAAATACAGAATCACCAACACTATGAGATTGAAAGATACACAGAATGACCAACACTAAAGAATGGAAATATAGTAAAGTAGCAAATGTTTCACCAGCCGTAAAAATAAGAATgaaaaccataccaacaacacaAAATATGGATTCATCAATGAAACAGGGAAACCAGAATTTTCAGGGAAAAAGATTATAGAAATCGAAGAAAATGACCACCCAACAAGAGCCATTTGCAATACAAACAGAAAATGATAAAGAAAAAAGAGAATGTTATATTAAATTGCAGCTTCTCTATCATTTTCAAGGCATACCCTCACCTACTTCATTTGAAGGTAAGCAACTTTTTTGCCCAATCTCTTGCTTTTTCTTACCCTTCAAGTGAGAATGAGAAGCCTTAGGTTGTTATGTGATAACAGAGCTTAGAGTGTCAAGTATTTGTCATAAGCTAACTTCTCATTTGCTTTATAAATACTCCAACAGGGTTCTCATACAACTCTATATCCTCCTTCCAATATACTTCAGTATctattttctcattcttcttctttctccttcttcagCTGGTTTTGTGTTTCAATACCTACTTATTCTGTAGTATCTGAGTTTGCTTTATTTTTATCATGAATTTCTCCGTGGCTTAGAAATTTGTATCCTTTTCTCCATTAATGTTTACTGTCTTATCAAATGTAATACATCATTGAACCCACAACCAAGCATCTGAATCTATTGAAAGAACAGTTATCATGCCTTTTGGTTTGGTGTCAGCGTGGAACAAACGTCGGAGAAGCAAGTCTGAGGATCAGCTAAATCCTTGTATGTTTCAGCATCGTATCCTTCCTCTTCTTTATATAGCAGCAATATTTCTCATGCTCTTATAATTGCCATGTGCTGCATCATAATAGTTCACAAAGTTGCATATAGCTTCTGCACATTGTAAAATACAAAATATGGTTGTCTTCAGGGATATATAAACCTGTGGAATATTGGCACATCGAAGAACCAAAACCACCTGCAGCAAAGAGACGCCATGGATCATCAGTTTTCACACTCAAAGAAATGGAGGAGGCAACAAATTCTTTTAGTGATGACAATCTACTTGGAAAAGGAGGATTCGGTCGAGTTTATAAGGGCACACTGCGGTCTGGAGAGGTAAGACAAACAAGTTAAAGGAGAAAGAATTTAACATTGAACAGTATTAGCAAATTAGATGATTAAGCCCTCCTGTGTCTCATTTAGTGTAACAAGAGAAACTTGAGAAAGCAGATCGACTAATATAAATTTGATTGTTTTGGCAATTGGAAGATTGTAGCAATCAAGAAAATGGATCTACCTTCATTCAAAGAGGCAGAAGGCGAGCGCGAGTTTCGTGTGGAAGTCGATATTTTGAGCAGACTGGATCATCCTAATCTGGTATCACTAATAGGCTATTGTGCAGACGGGAAGCACAGATTTCTAGTTTATGAGTATATGCACAAGGGGAACCTTCAGGATCATTTAAATGGTTGGTTAATAAGCTGAACTTTCCCTTATTCCAAGACTTATATTTGGATGGTTAACTATGTTTTGATGAAAACTGCAGGGATTGCAGAAGTGAAGATGGATTGGCCCTTAAGGCTAAAGGTAGCTCTTGGGGCAGCAAGAGGACTTGCATATCTCCATTCAAGTTCAGCTGTTGGAATTCCTATAATTCATAGGGACTTTAAATCCACCAATATTCTTTTGAACACTAATTATGACGCAAAGGTACTCCACTATTTCATCCATGTTAATTTTCTTCTGGTTTCTGATGAGAGGAGATCTCTTCATAGAACTAATAGATATTCAAATACTCATCCACTGCACAGATATCAGATTTTGGTCTTGCAAAGTTGATGCCAGAAGGCCAGCAATCATGTGTGACATCTAGGGTACTAGGTACTTTTGGCTATTTTGATCCTGAATACACACTGGTGAGTAGCTTGTATATCAAATCTAAGTCTGAAGTTTCTATAAAGTTGGATATTATATTGTTATTTAGTACTGTTCATTTTCTTCATTACGAAAACCAACAATATGCTGTCTAGCTTTCTGACATTTCCCCTCCCAAAGCTCTCTCTGTGAgcaaagaaaaaggagaaagaggaAATAAACAACACAAAGCAATAACACAAGAATGATGGAGAGAGTACGAAACAACAAAAGAAATATCCGATGTGTTAATATGCAAAAGCAAGAAGCAAACTACAAAATGAGAGAAGAATTAGTAATCTGAAAATACTTCTGACTAGGTAGTGGCTGCTGACTTACAATACTTCTGCTAAGCACATTAGGAAACATTACGGAAAAAGGAGTATACTAGAATAAGCTAAGCAGGAAAAGGACTACAGAAGAAATCACATACATAATCCATCTTCCCTTTAAATATCTATAGTGCTCTTTGTTCTTCTAGCTTATTTCACTAAAAATTAAACGTGGCATGCAAAAGAGTTGTCTGAATGTTTTGTCCATTATTCAAGGAGAAAACTTAATGTGGTTTTGTTGTTACCTTGTATCTAAAATTATAAAGCTCCTAATGATGTTTAGCTGACCATATAGTTTTGACACTCAGCTACATAAAGAGAAAAAGCAGTTTCAGGTTGAAAATAGAAGATCTTCAATCGAACTGTCCCTATAAGATGCAAATTTCATGTTTATCAAAACTCAATCCATCAGGAGAACTTTAAACAAATATGTTCCACTCCAATGCCAACAGAACTGCAATGCAAGATTAGCAATCAAGCTTGCGTAAATCCGACTTGAATGCctctttttattattttatttaaactTTAAAGCGAGGGCAATTGCCTTTATCTAAGTTAGtcaacatttcaaacaatctaacATTGACATATCAACTATTAAGATTTTTCCTCTATTAAACAATATCTTACTATAATATCTTACTATAATGAAGACATTCTTAttatagacccttgtggtccggcccttcccaggaccccgcgcatagcgggaacTTAGTGCACCAGGCTGCCCTTTGAATGGCGACATTCTTAGACAGATGTTAACCCCCAATCAAGAAACTAAACTACAGTAAGAGGAGATAATGAATTGATATAATCCTAATTATTTGGCCCTAAAGAAATTTCTTAGCTCATCCTTTATTCTTGTGATATAAATATATTCAATTAATAGAAAAAAAGTTATTCCTCATTAAGCTTTCTTTCAGAAAGACCTTGCTAATACTATTTTTGGACAGACCGGAAAACTCACTCTACAAAGTGATGTTTATGCATTTGGCGTTGTTATGCTGGAGCTTTTAACCGGACGCAGGGCTGTGGACCTCACACTTGGACCAAATGATCAGAATTTAGTACTACAGGTAAGGACCAAAATAATAATCCTACCATCATATAGGAAAATTGTTCAAAAAATTGAAAACTGGTTCGAAGATCTTTTACTATGTGATATCCACTGCTTTGAGGATACTGCAGGTGAGGCATATATTGAATGACAAAAAGAAGCTGCGTAAGGTGATTGACCCTGAGATTAGCCGGAGTTCATACACAATGGAGTCTATCAACATGTTTGCTAACCTAGCATCTCGCTGTGTGAGAGCCGACAGTAGTGAAAGACCCTCAATGGTAGACTGCATCAAAGAACTTCAACTGATCCTCCACACGAATACGAAAGGGATAAGTATGACGATGCATACATTCAGAATGATCTGAGACCGTCAGAGATTGACATTGATGACACAAAACTGATCAATATGCGCCAAGAAGGATTCTTTCAATTCAGAAGTTGCAGTATCAGCTAAAAGTTTCAAATGTACATCCGAAAGAGCAATGAGGAAGGTAGGATGTTGTAAGTTGTCAAAGTAATAAAAGAAGACCCAGATTCAATCAGAAGATGTCAAGTTTTCTTAATAATTTAATAATAGCCTGGACGAGTCTGTGTAAAACAAGGAGGTATTAAAGATTAGGAAGAGAGTATTCTCATGAATGCCTTCTATTAATTTTCTGGCAAGCCTGCTTCTATTCAAACACATTAGTGCAGAGATCTGATTATGTACGCATTTATTTTCCAATTAATAGAATCAATGGTGAGAATTTCTGGTCACATGAACTGAATTTTATCAGAAAATTACTTAAGTTTCCTGTTAAATTAAGTGGTTATGTATAACATTCAGAATGTTTTGTCCTCACATCAGAGAATGAAAACTAAGCCTTCACTTCTGCTTTGCTTTTAAGCAGAGATGTTTAAGTTTGACATATTTCCCCGAAAAGTAAGTCTTTGACAACACAAAATACATGTGCAGAACACTAAAGACAGCTATCACCCCGGTGTAAAAAGAGACATTTTTGCTTAGCATAATGGAAGACTAATAAGTAATGGTTCATTACAAATACAATAGTAAATTTTAATTCAAGTTTCAGCTCCAATTCAGATTATAAAAGGAGAACAAAAGGTTAGATCAAGTTTGATTATGTACATCGACAAGCAAAGCAGAAATCTGAAGACAACTATCACCCTGGTGTTCAAACAGACACGTTTTTGCTTAAGATTATGGAAGATTAAGAAGTAATGGTTATGAGTTCATCACGAATACAATAGTAAAGTTTAATTTAAGTTTCAGCTCCAATTCAGATTATGAAAAGGAAACCAAAAAAGCTAGATCAAGTTTGATTATGTACATTTACAAACAAAGCGGAACGATAGACTACAGATAGAGCCCAAAGAACATAAATTTCATGTAAAGAGATGAAAAAAGTACCTCAAAAGTTGTCTATGTTTACATGCGTATCCACTGAAGAAGTACATTCATCAACATCAAAAGGGATTTCTGAATCTGGAAGAACTTTGCACATCAAGTGCTTGCGTCGCTGCAACGTCAACAAGATAAAAATGTTGTCTGTCTCAACAATGGTATACCCTGCTTTTTTATACATGTTGAGTGGAGCAGTATCAATCATTCGACAGTGCAAGTAAACCTCTCTAGAAGAACTCATTTGAGAAATTAGTTCCTCGCTTGCTTTCAACAGATGCCAACCTATGCCCCTTCTGGAAAATGATAATAACAAATACTGAAACTCAATACTAGTCCAACATCCTTTTACTTTTCCAATAAGAATGACATTATATTCATCAACTTTTCCTATATAAGTATATGGTTTCATTTATTCAGACTTAGTTATACCTCAAAGTATTTTAAAAAGTTACCAAGTATATGTTAAAAGttcaaagagaaaaagaaaaaaagaaaacaaaaaaaaaggggggggagggggggggggggggggggggggaaggagaTAAATACAGACTGAGAAGGGAAAAGTGTCAAATTCGTCCCTCTACTATACTAAAAGGATCATTTTACCCTCCGTTATACTATTCATAAAAAATACCCCCACCATTACTTAAAtggttcaaatatacctctcCCCGTAAGGCTGTCCAAGGTGGACACCCAATCCTACGTGACACTGACACTTTGATGAAATGAACGCtatgtggcatgccacctcagcaCCCCAACCATTTTAACCCCTCTCCTCCACTTGGTGGGCAAATCTCTTGCGAATCCAAGTCGAATCTTGAATTGCTTCTACACTCTTAAGGCATATATTTAACAAATTAATTACAAACATATATACAGACACACACACAAAAACACATATACACATGCATATCTAAGAAGTCAACCACAACTAGTTAGTTCAAATAGGTAGCCCCAGAGTCAGATTAGGCCTTATACCTTACCTCTTGTCTTTCACAAACCAATTTGATTAATTAACTTTTTCCGTCACCAATATAATAATTGAGATAAGAGAACTGGTAATATATCAGTTCAGAACTACCACAAGAAACAAATTATACTAAGAAAGAAACAGTTAAAAACCAAACCTCCTAAGCAGCTTATCTACTGTCATATTGCAAATATATGGAGAGTTCTTGGGAGGTGTAGGTGTGGGAGGATTAGCATTAGCACCCCTTTTATCAAAACAAACTTCAACAGTTCCAGCCAATTGCAAATCCACATCTTCACCATTTTCTTTATAGAATCCAAGAAGTGTTGCAGCATGTGGCATCATTGTTCTTCTCTCAATCATGTATTGCTTCACTAAATATGCCAAAAATTTCACATAACCTTTAGGCATCAACATTGACTCAGCAAAAGACTCAGCTAATAACCAAACAGTAACATCCATTTCTTCTTCCTTCATCAAACGAATCCACAATGAACCAGATTCCAATTCTTGAAAATACCTGTATTTCTCTAAAGATTGAAGCTTTTCAAGTTCTTGGTTT
Encoded proteins:
- the LOC132641396 gene encoding probable serine/threonine-protein kinase PBL28 isoform X2, producing MPFGLVSAWNKRRRSKSEDQLNPWIYKPVEYWHIEEPKPPAAKRRHGSSVFTLKEMEEATNSFSDDNLLGKGGFGRVYKGTLRSGEIVAIKKMDLPSFKEAEGEREFRVEVDILSRLDHPNLVSLIGYCADGKHRFLVYEYMHKGNLQDHLNGIAEVKMDWPLRLKVALGAARGLAYLHSSSAVGIPIIHRDFKSTNILLNTNYDAKISDFGLAKLMPEGQQSCVTSRVLGTFGYFDPEYTLTGKLTLQSDVYAFGVVMLELLTGRRAVDLTLGPNDQNLVLQVRHILNDKKKLRKVIDPEISRSSYTMESINMFANLASRCVRADSSERPSMVDCIKELQLILHTNTKGISMTMHTFRMI
- the LOC132641396 gene encoding probable serine/threonine-protein kinase PBL28 isoform X1, with the translated sequence MPFGLVSAWNKRRRSKSEDQLNPWIYKPVEYWHIEEPKPPAAKRRHGSSVFTLKEMEEATNSFSDDNLLGKGGFGRVYKGTLRSGEIVAIKKMDLPSFKEAEGEREFRVEVDILSRLDHPNLVSLIGYCADGKHRFLVYEYMHKGNLQDHLNGIAEVKMDWPLRLKVALGAARGLAYLHSSSAVGIPIIHRDFKSTNILLNTNYDAKIFKYSSTAQISDFGLAKLMPEGQQSCVTSRVLGTFGYFDPEYTLTGKLTLQSDVYAFGVVMLELLTGRRAVDLTLGPNDQNLVLQVRHILNDKKKLRKVIDPEISRSSYTMESINMFANLASRCVRADSSERPSMVDCIKELQLILHTNTKGISMTMHTFRMI
- the LOC132641397 gene encoding GCN5-related N-acetyltransferase 5, chloroplastic, with product MATAISLSFSLDPQSYHHHFHHNNMNFNSHKVSIFTPKYTFPFLISSKSHTSNLIIPLSTSQSSSQTPLQTGRFLTNQELEKLQSLEKYRYFQELESGSLWIRLMKEEEMDVTVWLLAESFAESMLMPKGYVKFLAYLVKQYMIERRTMMPHAATLLGFYKENGEDVDLQLAGTVEVCFDKRGANANPPTPTPPKNSPYICNMTVDKLLRRRGIGWHLLKASEELISQMSSSREVYLHCRMIDTAPLNMYKKAGYTIVETDNIFILLTLQRRKHLMCKVLPDSEIPFDVDECTSSVDTHVNIDNF